Proteins encoded together in one Kutzneria kofuensis window:
- the rplU gene encoding 50S ribosomal protein L21, translated as MYAIVKTGGKQYKVAVGDIVQVEKLDGGPGAEVSFPALLVVDGSDVIADADALGKVSVTAKVVEHTKGPKIRIHKFKNKTGYHKRQGHRQKLTRVEVTAITK; from the coding sequence ATGTACGCGATCGTCAAGACTGGCGGCAAGCAGTACAAGGTTGCCGTCGGCGACATCGTCCAGGTCGAGAAGCTCGACGGTGGACCGGGCGCCGAAGTCAGCTTCCCAGCGCTGCTCGTCGTGGATGGCAGCGATGTCATCGCTGACGCCGACGCCCTGGGCAAGGTTTCGGTGACCGCCAAGGTCGTCGAGCACACCAAGGGCCCCAAGATCCGCATCCACAAGTTCAAGAACAAGACCGGTTACCACAAGCGCCAGGGTCACCGCCAGAAGCTGACCCGCGTCGAGGTCACCGCCATCACTAAGTGA
- a CDS encoding translation initiation factor IF-2 N-terminal domain-containing protein, with protein sequence MSKKKNPAGGPGGDGTTPIPEFPPKLRVHALAKALDTSSREVLAALADLGEVVRSPQSSVSREVAEQVAATLLATGEQDVEDDTDEVLVAHDELTGVLAERPDDEPAPVDEDDEVAVTLAPVFAPPSVVFLPPTAEPRPSRRRRAPEPEPEAPVDEDEDEPVQAAEEAVEDDSDEDAGTRRRRRRGRRGRGRGKGGPEDNGADSDSDEDTESGEDEPEEPAEAESGEDSEADDGAGSSRRRRRRRRRKGGADEDTAAAEDDPPNTVVHVRNAAPARDEERSEAAKDEVRSVRGSTRLEAKRQRRRDGREAGRRRVPILSEAEFLARRESVARKMVVRERGDRTQIAVLEDGVLVEHFVTSAGTGSLVGNVYLGRVQNVLPSMEAAFVDIGRGRNAVLYAGEVDWDAAGLEGKARKIEQALSTGDSVLVQVTKDPVGHKGARLTTQISLPGRFLVYVPGGGATGISRKLPDNERKRLKDILKRVVPEDAGVIIRTASEGIAEEELGRDVRRLQAQWEVIKEKADAPKAQAPQLLYEEPDLLVKVVRDLFTEDFAELVVQGEQAWDTIDGYVRHVAPDLADRLRKHVGLNDVFTEQRIDEQITKALDRKVWLPSGGYLVIDRTEAMTVIDVNTGKFTGSGGNLEETVTRNNLEAAEEIVRQLRLRDIGGIIVIDFIDMVLESNRDLVLRRLTECLGRDRTRHQVAEVTSLGLVQMTRKRVGTGLLEAFSSTCEHCRGRGVVVTTEPITHNHGNGGHSSGNGGNGHGNNGQQQAQAEKPAEKSGRKRNRNRHRNEEQPAAEVVETAAPAAEPAEVAATEQAPVEAVSTPAEIAGDEAAAAESTSAEAVAEQAPAAEPAAAESADAEPADAEPVAAEPAAAEEAAPAVAAAAVTGQSGVSVPYEVPEQPTVAAANGHHAPEPAAEPEPVVSATRRRVRRAASRPAGPPASTVTQD encoded by the coding sequence ATGTCGAAGAAGAAGAACCCCGCCGGCGGGCCCGGCGGGGATGGCACCACACCCATTCCCGAGTTCCCTCCCAAGCTGAGGGTGCACGCGCTGGCCAAGGCGCTGGACACGAGCAGCCGAGAGGTGCTCGCCGCGCTGGCCGACCTCGGCGAGGTCGTGCGCAGCCCGCAGTCGAGCGTGAGCCGCGAGGTCGCCGAGCAGGTCGCCGCGACGCTGCTGGCCACCGGCGAGCAGGACGTCGAGGACGACACCGACGAGGTGCTCGTCGCCCACGACGAGCTGACCGGCGTGCTGGCCGAGCGCCCGGACGACGAGCCGGCCCCGGTCGACGAGGACGATGAGGTCGCCGTCACGCTGGCGCCCGTCTTCGCGCCGCCGTCGGTGGTGTTCCTGCCGCCGACCGCCGAGCCGCGCCCGTCGCGCCGCCGCCGCGCCCCCGAGCCGGAGCCGGAGGCGCCGGTCGACGAGGACGAAGACGAGCCGGTGCAGGCCGCCGAGGAGGCGGTCGAGGACGACAGCGACGAGGACGCCGGCACCCGGCGCCGTCGCCGTCGCGGCCGTCGCGGCCGTGGCCGCGGCAAGGGCGGTCCCGAGGACAACGGCGCCGACTCGGACTCCGACGAGGACACCGAGTCCGGCGAGGACGAGCCGGAGGAGCCCGCCGAGGCCGAGTCCGGCGAGGACAGCGAGGCCGACGACGGTGCGGGCAGCAGCCGGCGTCGCCGTCGCCGCCGTCGTCGCAAGGGCGGCGCGGACGAGGACACCGCCGCGGCCGAGGACGACCCGCCGAACACCGTCGTGCACGTCCGCAACGCCGCGCCGGCCCGGGACGAGGAGCGCTCCGAGGCCGCCAAGGACGAGGTGCGCAGCGTGCGCGGCTCGACCCGGCTGGAGGCCAAGCGCCAGCGCCGCCGGGACGGCCGGGAGGCCGGCCGCCGCCGCGTGCCGATCCTGTCCGAGGCCGAGTTCCTGGCCCGCCGCGAGTCGGTGGCCCGCAAGATGGTCGTGCGCGAGCGCGGCGACCGCACCCAGATCGCCGTCCTGGAGGACGGGGTGCTCGTCGAGCACTTCGTGACCTCGGCCGGCACCGGGTCGCTGGTCGGCAACGTCTACCTCGGCCGGGTGCAGAACGTGCTGCCCAGCATGGAGGCGGCGTTCGTGGACATCGGCCGCGGCCGCAACGCCGTGCTCTACGCCGGCGAGGTCGACTGGGACGCCGCCGGCCTGGAGGGCAAGGCGCGCAAGATCGAGCAGGCGCTGTCCACCGGCGACAGCGTGCTGGTCCAGGTGACCAAGGACCCGGTCGGGCACAAGGGCGCCCGGCTGACCACGCAGATCAGCCTGCCGGGCCGGTTCCTGGTGTACGTGCCGGGCGGCGGCGCCACCGGCATCAGCCGCAAGCTGCCCGACAACGAGCGCAAGCGGCTCAAGGACATCCTCAAGCGGGTCGTGCCCGAGGACGCCGGCGTGATCATCCGCACCGCCTCGGAGGGCATCGCCGAGGAGGAGCTGGGCCGCGACGTGCGTCGCCTGCAGGCCCAGTGGGAGGTCATCAAGGAGAAGGCCGACGCGCCCAAGGCCCAGGCCCCGCAGCTGCTCTACGAGGAGCCGGACCTGCTGGTGAAGGTCGTGCGCGACCTGTTCACCGAGGACTTCGCCGAGCTGGTCGTGCAGGGCGAGCAGGCCTGGGACACCATCGACGGCTACGTCCGGCACGTCGCGCCCGACCTGGCCGACCGGCTGCGCAAGCACGTCGGCCTGAACGACGTGTTCACCGAGCAGCGCATCGACGAGCAGATCACCAAGGCGCTCGACCGCAAGGTGTGGCTGCCCTCGGGCGGCTACCTGGTGATCGACCGCACCGAGGCGATGACCGTCATCGACGTCAACACCGGGAAGTTCACCGGATCGGGTGGCAACCTGGAGGAGACGGTCACCAGGAACAACCTGGAGGCGGCCGAGGAGATCGTGCGCCAGCTCCGGCTGCGCGACATCGGCGGCATCATCGTCATCGACTTCATCGACATGGTGCTGGAGTCCAACCGGGACCTGGTGCTGCGCCGGCTGACCGAGTGCCTGGGCCGGGACCGCACCCGCCACCAGGTCGCCGAGGTCACCTCGCTGGGCCTGGTGCAGATGACCCGCAAGCGGGTCGGCACCGGGCTGCTGGAGGCGTTCAGCAGCACGTGTGAGCACTGCCGCGGGCGGGGCGTCGTGGTGACCACCGAGCCGATCACCCACAACCACGGCAACGGCGGTCACTCGTCCGGCAACGGCGGCAACGGCCACGGCAACAACGGCCAGCAGCAGGCGCAGGCGGAGAAGCCGGCCGAGAAGTCCGGCCGCAAGCGCAACCGCAACCGGCACCGCAACGAGGAGCAGCCGGCCGCGGAGGTCGTGGAAACCGCCGCGCCCGCCGCTGAGCCGGCCGAGGTGGCCGCGACCGAGCAGGCGCCGGTCGAGGCCGTGTCGACTCCGGCGGAGATCGCCGGGGACGAGGCGGCTGCGGCCGAGTCGACCTCGGCCGAGGCCGTCGCAGAGCAGGCTCCGGCCGCCGAGCCGGCTGCCGCTGAGTCGGCCGATGCTGAGCCGGCCGATGCTGAGCCGGTCGCAGCTGAGCCGGCTGCCGCCGAGGAGGCCGCGCCCGCGGTCGCCGCGGCGGCGGTCACCGGCCAGTCGGGCGTCTCCGTGCCCTACGAGGTGCCGGAGCAGCCGACCGTCGCCGCGGCCAACGGCCACCACGCGCCCGAGCCCGCCGCCGAGCCGGAGCCCGTGGTGTCCGCCACACGGCGTCGTGTCCGGCGTGCGGCGTCCCGCCCGGCCGGCCCGCCGGCCAGCACGGTGACGCAGGACTGA
- a CDS encoding TIGR03936 family radical SAM-associated protein, whose protein sequence is MQKLRLRYTKRGRLRFTSHRDVARTFERALRRAGVPMAYSQGFSPHPKISWIGAAPTGVASEAEYVEVQVVDRVDPEALRRALDEALPPGLDVVDAVQAEQGSLAERIDASRWLVELPGVAPEELARAVDALLAAESVEVERLTKDGRRIMDVRPGVVTAEVGDVSSLTATLSDQGVGATGDLADAPIPRKDDDTAASRPYGILVMVVRQLTPAVRPDDVLSALRVVAGLRPPVPAKATRLAQGRLDDAGGLADPFALDGRGTTDPAREQEPDQPAVE, encoded by the coding sequence GTGCAGAAGCTCAGGCTGCGCTACACCAAGCGGGGCCGGCTCCGGTTCACCTCCCATCGTGACGTCGCTCGCACGTTCGAGCGGGCGCTGCGGCGCGCGGGCGTGCCGATGGCGTACTCCCAGGGCTTCAGCCCGCACCCGAAGATCTCCTGGATCGGCGCGGCGCCGACCGGGGTGGCGAGCGAGGCGGAGTACGTCGAGGTCCAGGTCGTCGACCGGGTCGACCCGGAGGCGCTGCGCCGGGCGCTGGACGAGGCGCTGCCGCCCGGGCTGGACGTGGTCGACGCCGTGCAGGCCGAGCAGGGGTCGCTGGCCGAGCGGATCGACGCCAGCCGCTGGTTGGTCGAGCTGCCGGGGGTGGCCCCCGAGGAGCTGGCCCGGGCGGTCGACGCCCTGCTGGCGGCCGAGTCCGTCGAGGTGGAGCGGCTCACCAAGGACGGCCGGCGGATCATGGACGTGCGTCCGGGAGTGGTCACCGCCGAGGTGGGTGATGTGAGCTCGCTCACCGCGACGCTAAGTGATCAAGGTGTGGGCGCAACGGGTGATTTGGCTGACGCGCCGATTCCGCGTAAGGACGACGACACGGCCGCGTCCCGTCCGTATGGGATACTCGTGATGGTGGTACGGCAGCTGACACCTGCGGTACGACCCGATGACGTGCTGAGTGCGCTCCGCGTCGTCGCCGGCCTCCGGCCCCCGGTACCCGCCAAGGCGACCCGGTTGGCGCAGGGCCGGCTCGACGACGCGGGTGGGCTCGCCGACCCGTTCGCCCTCGATGGGCGCGGGACGACGGACCCGGCCAGGGAGCAGGAGCCGGACCAGCCCGCCGTCGAATGA
- a CDS encoding S8 family peptidase — MPLLRRAQLAALGAALLAAGCLGAPVAGADEQAPSGCVQPGPTLRYLVVFARGTAQPDADAQIAAACGSTTVYYPQIAVAVVTSPDPGFGDKIGPDRAYSAQGESWTSDGQSSRKKVDETMSAASLLTSTETVPTADLGEQQWDMRLIDATLAHQITEGDPRVVVGVLDSGIDPRHPDLKAALDPQLSVGCLTGKPDPSVAAWAPTTSPHGTHVAGIIAAADDGKGITGVAPGVRLASVKVVDDDGYIYPEYAVCGFMWAATHGIAITNNSYYVDPWEYTCSDQQGQRVVTEAMKRAVDYATSQGVLNVAAVTNSAADLTQPGADTHSPDNAPNHSVRRIGTECSVLPAEERGVVAVSSVGSNQLKASYSSYGLGAVDVTAPGGDVHQKPSNGDNPCVLSTVPGGYGDFCGTSMAAPHVTGVAALLASTHPGDTPAQLTKLLNQQAKPVQCPGDYDLNDTGVQDAYCSGYASFNGFYGHGMVNALAAVASGTAPRPSTGAPGADAPTRAGKGPTDATSSQQPIGPEQLAAGQ, encoded by the coding sequence GTGCCTCTGCTCCGCCGGGCACAGCTGGCGGCACTGGGCGCGGCCCTGCTCGCGGCCGGCTGCCTGGGCGCGCCCGTCGCCGGCGCGGACGAGCAGGCGCCGTCGGGATGCGTGCAGCCCGGCCCCACCCTGCGCTACCTGGTGGTTTTCGCCAGGGGCACCGCCCAGCCGGACGCCGACGCGCAGATCGCCGCCGCCTGCGGCAGCACCACCGTCTACTACCCGCAGATCGCGGTCGCCGTGGTCACCTCGCCGGACCCCGGGTTCGGCGACAAGATCGGCCCCGACCGGGCGTACAGCGCGCAGGGTGAGTCCTGGACCTCCGACGGCCAGTCGAGCCGCAAGAAGGTGGACGAGACGATGTCCGCCGCGTCCCTGCTGACCAGCACGGAGACGGTGCCGACCGCGGACCTGGGCGAGCAGCAGTGGGACATGCGGCTGATCGACGCCACCCTGGCCCACCAGATCACCGAGGGTGACCCCCGGGTCGTGGTCGGCGTGCTGGACTCCGGCATCGACCCCCGGCACCCGGACCTGAAGGCCGCGCTGGACCCGCAGCTGTCGGTGGGCTGCCTGACCGGCAAGCCGGACCCGAGCGTGGCGGCGTGGGCCCCGACGACGTCACCGCACGGCACGCACGTGGCCGGCATCATCGCCGCCGCGGACGACGGCAAGGGCATCACCGGCGTGGCGCCGGGCGTGCGCCTCGCCTCCGTGAAGGTGGTCGACGACGACGGCTACATCTACCCGGAGTACGCGGTGTGCGGCTTCATGTGGGCCGCCACGCACGGCATCGCCATCACCAACAACAGCTACTACGTGGACCCGTGGGAGTACACCTGCTCCGACCAGCAGGGACAGCGCGTGGTCACGGAGGCGATGAAACGGGCGGTGGACTACGCGACCTCGCAGGGCGTGCTGAACGTCGCCGCGGTCACCAACTCGGCCGCCGACCTGACGCAGCCCGGCGCCGACACGCACAGCCCCGACAACGCGCCCAATCACAGCGTGCGCCGCATCGGCACCGAGTGCTCAGTGCTGCCGGCCGAGGAGCGCGGCGTGGTCGCCGTGTCGTCTGTCGGCTCGAACCAGCTCAAGGCCAGCTACAGCTCGTACGGACTGGGCGCGGTCGACGTCACGGCCCCCGGCGGCGACGTCCACCAGAAACCGTCCAACGGCGACAACCCGTGCGTCCTGTCCACGGTGCCCGGCGGCTACGGCGACTTCTGCGGCACGTCCATGGCCGCCCCGCACGTGACCGGTGTGGCGGCGCTGCTGGCGTCCACGCATCCCGGTGACACGCCCGCGCAGCTGACGAAGCTGTTGAACCAGCAGGCGAAGCCGGTGCAGTGCCCCGGCGACTACGACCTCAACGACACTGGCGTGCAGGACGCCTACTGCTCCGGCTACGCGTCGTTCAACGGCTTCTACGGGCACGGCATGGTGAACGCGCTGGCCGCCGTGGCCAGCGGCACCGCGCCCAGGCCGTCGACGGGCGCCCCCGGCGCGGACGCGCCGACCAGGGCGGGCAAGGGGCCGACCGACGCGACGTCGTCGCAGCAGCCGATCGGCCCCGAGCAGCTAGCTGCCGGCCAGTGA
- a CDS encoding TIGR03960 family B12-binding radical SAM protein, translated as MSVESVFPALEPLLPRVSKPVQYVGGELNATVKDWDSTAVRWCLMYPDAYEVGLPNQGVMILYEILNELEDVLAERTYTVWPDLEALMREHGVPQFTVDAHRPVRAFDVLGLSFATELGYTNMLTALDLAGIPLHAADRTEDDPIVLAGGHAAFNPEPIADFIDAAVLGDGEEAVLEITDIIREWKAQGRPGGRDELLTRLAETGGVYIPRFYDVEYLPDGRIQRVVPNAERVPYRVFKRTTMELDEWPYPKQPLVPLAESVHERMSVEIFRGCTRGCRFCQAGMITRPVRERSIEGIGAMVQRGLEATGFEEVGLLSLSSADHSEIAEITKGLADRYAGTNTGLSLPSTRVDAFNVDLANEISRNGRRSGLTFAPEGGSERIRRVINKMVSEEDLIRTVSAAFSNGWRQVKLYFMCGLPTETDEDVLQIARMAKEVIKAGREASGRKDIRCTISIGGFVPKPHTPFQWAPQCDPDTVDDRLRKLRAEVNLDRGMARNIGMRYHDGKPSLIEGLLSRGDRRVGRVIERVWRDGGRLDGWSEHFSYDRWVNAAASELEPLGVSLAWFTTRERDETEVLPWDHLDSGLDKEWLWADWQDALSEQEQDDCRWTPCFDCGVCPAMGTDIQVGPTGRKLLPISPVGKGSPVRNPSLAGS; from the coding sequence GTGAGTGTCGAGTCTGTCTTCCCCGCGTTGGAGCCTCTGCTGCCGAGGGTGTCCAAGCCGGTGCAGTACGTCGGCGGCGAACTGAACGCGACGGTCAAGGACTGGGACTCGACCGCCGTGCGGTGGTGCCTGATGTACCCGGACGCCTACGAGGTGGGCCTGCCCAACCAGGGCGTCATGATCCTCTACGAGATCCTCAACGAGCTCGAGGACGTGCTGGCCGAGCGCACCTACACGGTGTGGCCGGACCTGGAGGCGCTGATGCGCGAGCACGGCGTCCCGCAGTTCACGGTGGACGCGCACCGCCCGGTGCGGGCGTTCGACGTGCTGGGCCTGAGCTTCGCCACCGAGCTGGGCTACACCAACATGCTCACGGCGTTGGACCTGGCCGGCATCCCGCTGCACGCGGCCGACCGCACCGAGGACGACCCGATCGTGCTGGCCGGCGGGCACGCGGCGTTCAACCCGGAGCCGATCGCCGACTTCATCGACGCGGCGGTGCTCGGCGACGGCGAGGAAGCCGTCCTGGAGATCACCGACATCATCCGGGAGTGGAAGGCGCAGGGCCGCCCCGGCGGCCGCGACGAGCTGCTGACCCGGCTGGCCGAGACCGGCGGCGTCTACATCCCGCGCTTCTACGACGTGGAGTACCTGCCCGACGGCCGGATCCAGCGCGTGGTGCCCAACGCCGAGCGGGTGCCGTACCGGGTGTTCAAGCGCACCACCATGGAGCTCGACGAGTGGCCGTACCCGAAGCAGCCGCTGGTGCCGCTGGCCGAGAGCGTGCACGAGCGGATGAGCGTGGAGATCTTCCGCGGCTGCACGCGGGGCTGTCGGTTCTGCCAGGCCGGCATGATCACCCGCCCGGTGCGGGAGCGGTCCATCGAGGGCATCGGCGCGATGGTCCAAAGGGGACTGGAGGCGACCGGCTTCGAGGAGGTCGGCCTGCTCTCGCTGTCCAGCGCGGACCACTCGGAGATCGCCGAGATCACCAAGGGCCTGGCCGACCGCTACGCCGGCACCAACACCGGGCTTTCCTTGCCCAGCACCAGGGTTGACGCGTTCAACGTCGATCTGGCCAACGAGATCTCCCGCAACGGCCGCCGTTCCGGCCTGACCTTCGCGCCCGAGGGCGGCAGCGAGCGGATCCGCCGCGTCATCAACAAGATGGTGTCGGAGGAGGACCTGATCCGCACCGTCAGCGCGGCGTTCTCCAACGGCTGGCGGCAGGTGAAGCTGTACTTCATGTGCGGCCTGCCGACCGAGACCGACGAGGACGTGCTGCAGATCGCCCGGATGGCCAAGGAGGTCATCAAGGCCGGCCGGGAAGCCAGTGGCCGCAAGGACATCCGCTGCACGATCTCGATCGGCGGCTTCGTGCCCAAGCCGCACACGCCGTTCCAGTGGGCCCCGCAGTGCGATCCGGACACAGTGGACGACCGGCTGCGCAAGCTGCGGGCCGAGGTGAACCTGGACCGCGGCATGGCCCGCAACATCGGCATGCGCTACCACGACGGCAAGCCGTCGCTGATCGAGGGTCTGCTCAGCCGCGGCGACCGCCGCGTCGGCCGGGTCATCGAGCGGGTGTGGCGCGACGGCGGCCGGCTGGACGGCTGGAGCGAGCACTTCTCCTACGACCGCTGGGTGAACGCGGCGGCGAGCGAGCTGGAGCCGCTGGGCGTGAGCCTGGCCTGGTTCACCACGCGGGAGCGGGACGAGACCGAGGTCCTGCCGTGGGACCACCTGGACTCGGGCCTGGACAAGGAATGGCTCTGGGCCGACTGGCAGGACGCCCTGTCCGAGCAGGAGCAGGACGACTGCCGCTGGACGCCGTGCTTCGACTGCGGCGTCTGCCCGGCCATGGGCACCGACATCCAGGTCGGCCCGACCGGTCGCAAGCTGCTGCCGATCTCCCCGGTGGGCAAGGGCTCCCCGGTCAGGAACCCGTCACTGGCCGGCAGCTAG
- a CDS encoding ABC transporter permease encodes MAALLLRVVPVGSYAGRAHAVVERSALVNRRNWLLVLSGVFEPLFYLFALGIGFGGIVGDLTGPDGHPISYAAYVAPGLLAASAMNGAVHDSTFNIFLKLKYAKVYDAMLATPLGPMDVAFGEISWSLIRGGIYAAGFLAVMAALGLITSPWAVLALPAALLVACGFAAVGVGVATLLRSWQDFDLILLVVMPMFLFSTTFYPITVYPVYIQVAVQCLPLYHGIELMRQLTAGAVGWSALGHAAYFAAMVLVGGWFATRRFGKLLLT; translated from the coding sequence ATGGCGGCTCTGCTGCTGCGGGTCGTGCCGGTCGGCAGCTACGCCGGTCGGGCCCACGCCGTGGTCGAGCGCTCGGCACTGGTCAACCGGCGGAACTGGCTGCTGGTGCTGTCCGGGGTGTTCGAACCGCTGTTCTATCTGTTCGCGCTGGGCATCGGGTTCGGCGGCATCGTCGGCGACCTGACCGGGCCGGACGGCCATCCGATCAGTTACGCCGCGTACGTGGCGCCGGGCCTGCTCGCGGCCTCGGCGATGAACGGGGCCGTGCACGACTCCACGTTCAACATCTTTCTCAAGCTCAAGTACGCCAAGGTCTACGACGCCATGCTGGCCACCCCGCTCGGCCCGATGGACGTGGCGTTCGGCGAGATCTCCTGGTCGCTGATCCGCGGCGGCATCTACGCCGCCGGCTTCCTGGCCGTGATGGCCGCGCTCGGCCTCATCACCTCGCCGTGGGCCGTGCTGGCGCTGCCCGCCGCGCTGCTGGTCGCGTGCGGCTTCGCCGCCGTCGGCGTGGGCGTGGCCACGCTGCTGCGGTCCTGGCAGGACTTCGACCTGATCCTGCTCGTGGTGATGCCGATGTTCCTGTTCTCCACGACCTTCTACCCGATCACCGTCTACCCCGTGTACATCCAGGTCGCCGTCCAGTGCCTGCCGCTCTACCACGGGATCGAGCTCATGCGGCAGCTCACCGCTGGCGCCGTCGGCTGGTCCGCCCTGGGCCACGCCGCCTACTTCGCCGCCATGGTGCTGGTCGGCGGCTGGTTCGCCACCCGCCGCTTCGGGAAGTTGCTGCTGACCTGA
- a CDS encoding ABC transporter permease yields the protein MRPVGLVLEHLWTWYRRNWRATVVSSVLMPLMFLGAMGFGLGSQIRPGPATAGLPYVVYLAPAMLVALAVQVATGESSFPVLGSFKWDQRYFAITSTPVTADQLLTAQAVWVALRVLVSGLAYMAVAALFGAFINVGALLAVPVSVLAGMAFGAWVLALAASVNDEGTTFGNVFRFVVVPMTLFAGTYYPISQLPAWSRPLAWVTPLWHGNELARAVEFGHMDVLTAAGHVGYLLLLTAGGLLLARRRFHVRLKV from the coding sequence ATGCGCCCGGTCGGCCTGGTGTTGGAGCACCTGTGGACGTGGTACCGCCGTAACTGGCGGGCCACGGTGGTGTCGAGCGTTCTGATGCCGCTGATGTTCTTGGGAGCCATGGGTTTCGGGCTCGGCAGCCAGATCAGGCCGGGGCCGGCGACGGCCGGCCTGCCCTACGTCGTCTACCTCGCGCCGGCGATGTTGGTGGCGCTGGCGGTGCAGGTGGCGACCGGTGAGTCGTCGTTCCCGGTGCTCGGCAGCTTCAAGTGGGACCAGCGGTACTTCGCCATCACGTCCACACCCGTCACCGCGGACCAACTGCTGACCGCGCAGGCGGTGTGGGTGGCGTTGCGGGTGCTCGTCTCCGGACTGGCCTACATGGCCGTCGCCGCCCTGTTCGGGGCGTTCATCAACGTCGGTGCGCTGCTGGCGGTGCCGGTGTCCGTGCTGGCCGGCATGGCGTTCGGCGCCTGGGTGCTGGCGCTGGCGGCGTCCGTGAACGACGAGGGCACGACCTTCGGCAACGTGTTCCGGTTCGTCGTGGTGCCGATGACGCTGTTCGCCGGCACGTACTACCCGATCAGCCAGCTGCCGGCGTGGAGCCGGCCGCTGGCCTGGGTGACGCCGCTGTGGCACGGCAACGAGCTGGCCCGGGCGGTCGAGTTCGGGCACATGGACGTGCTCACGGCGGCCGGCCACGTCGGCTACCTGCTCCTGCTGACGGCCGGCGGTCTGCTGCTGGCCCGCCGGCGGTTCCACGTGCGGCTGAAGGTCTGA
- a CDS encoding ABC transporter ATP-binding protein — protein MSGDAVLVQADGLVKRFGDFEAVRGIDVKVRRGEAFGFLGPNGAGKSSTMRMIACTSPRTAGELRVLGLDPDRHGPEIRARLGVVPQQDNLDNELTVRQNLQVYGRYFGLSRAQVKARATELLEFAQLTDRADDQVEPLSGGMKRRLTIARSLVNEPELLLLDEPTTGLDPQARHLLWDRLFRLKQQGVTLIVTTHYMDEAEQLCDRLVVMDGGRIAAEGSPAALIAEHSSREVLELRFPIDQQQANVPLVQDLAERVEVLPDRLLLYTDDGESVLATANQRGVRPLSSLVRRATLEDVFLRLTGRTLVD, from the coding sequence GTGAGTGGCGACGCGGTCCTTGTCCAGGCGGACGGCCTGGTCAAACGGTTCGGCGACTTCGAGGCCGTGCGCGGCATCGACGTGAAGGTCCGGCGCGGCGAGGCGTTCGGCTTCCTCGGCCCGAACGGGGCGGGCAAGTCGTCGACGATGCGCATGATCGCCTGCACGTCGCCGCGCACGGCGGGGGAGCTGCGGGTGCTGGGCCTGGACCCGGACCGGCACGGCCCGGAGATCCGAGCCCGGCTCGGTGTCGTGCCGCAGCAGGACAACCTTGACAACGAGCTGACCGTGCGGCAGAACCTCCAGGTGTACGGCCGGTACTTCGGCCTGTCCCGGGCCCAGGTGAAGGCCCGTGCGACGGAGCTGCTGGAGTTCGCGCAGCTGACGGACCGGGCGGACGACCAGGTGGAGCCGTTGTCGGGCGGCATGAAGCGCCGGCTGACGATCGCCCGGTCGCTGGTGAACGAACCGGAGCTGCTGCTGCTCGACGAACCGACCACCGGCCTGGACCCGCAGGCGAGACATCTGTTGTGGGACAGGCTGTTCCGGCTCAAGCAGCAAGGCGTCACGCTCATCGTCACCACGCACTACATGGACGAGGCCGAGCAGTTGTGCGACCGCCTGGTGGTGATGGACGGCGGTCGGATCGCCGCCGAGGGATCGCCGGCGGCGTTGATCGCGGAGCACTCCAGCCGCGAGGTGCTGGAGCTGCGGTTCCCGATCGACCAGCAGCAGGCCAACGTGCCGCTGGTGCAGGATCTGGCCGAACGCGTGGAGGTGCTGCCGGACCGGCTGCTGCTCTACACCGACGACGGCGAGTCCGTGCTGGCGACGGCGAACCAGCGCGGCGTGCGGCCGCTGTCCAGCCTGGTCCGCCGGGCCACGCTCGAGGACGTATTCCTGCGCCTGACCGGCCGGACGTTGGTGGACTGA
- a CDS encoding TOPRIM nucleotidyl transferase/hydrolase domain-containing protein gives MRLRAVVLVEGLSDRLALEVVARRRGRDLAAEGIRVEAMGGATNIGHYLDRYVPLAVAVAGLYDSAEERFFRRALERVGRHAADLEECGFFRCDADLEDELIRAVGAEQVERIVEAEGRIASFRKLQRQPAQRGRSLHDQLRRLMGGRSGGKYHYARLMAEAVDLDRIPRPLTALLDRL, from the coding sequence GTGCGCCTGCGTGCGGTTGTGCTGGTCGAGGGGCTGAGCGACCGGCTCGCCCTGGAGGTGGTCGCCCGCCGTCGCGGCCGTGACCTGGCCGCCGAGGGCATTCGTGTGGAGGCGATGGGCGGCGCCACCAACATCGGGCACTACCTCGACCGCTATGTCCCGCTCGCCGTCGCCGTCGCCGGGCTCTACGACAGCGCCGAAGAACGCTTCTTCCGGCGGGCCCTGGAACGCGTCGGCCGGCATGCCGCCGACCTGGAGGAGTGCGGCTTCTTCCGCTGCGACGCCGACCTGGAGGACGAGCTCATCCGCGCCGTCGGCGCCGAGCAGGTGGAACGCATCGTCGAGGCCGAGGGCCGGATCGCCTCGTTCCGCAAGCTGCAACGCCAGCCCGCCCAGCGCGGCCGCAGCCTGCACGACCAGCTCCGGCGGCTCATGGGCGGCCGCTCCGGCGGCAAGTACCACTACGCCCGGCTCATGGCCGAGGCCGTCGACCTCGACCGGATCCCCCGGCCGCTGACCGCCCTGCTCGACCGCCTCTGA